A section of the Phaseolus vulgaris cultivar G19833 chromosome 8, P. vulgaris v2.0, whole genome shotgun sequence genome encodes:
- the LOC137826884 gene encoding uncharacterized protein translates to MSVTETSKKSGVPQIFKLDKALKLAELWVNNMSKDADDHRTDADLERRPSGLGLGARVQRQSKFVPSDDPVEKNLYAKLSGEKRKAANIAKESATTARDNLDDDEESEELDSRTNAFAKRKPKLPLPSSILPNKKQK, encoded by the exons ATGAGTGTCACAGAAACATCCAAGAAAAGTGGCGTTCCCCAAATTTTTAAGTTGGACAAAGCATTGAAATTG GCCGAGTTATGGGTAAATAATATGAGCAAAGATGCAGATGATCATAGAACAGATGCGGATTTAGAGCGTAGACCTTCCGG GCTTGGTCTAGGTGCAAGAGTTCAACGCCAATCAAAATTTGTACCTTCCGATGACCCTGTGGAAAAGAATTTGTATGCCAAATTGAGTGGTGAAAAAAGAAAAGCAGCAAATATTGCTAAGGAATCTGCCACAACTGCGAGAGATAATTTAGATGACGATGAAGAGAGCGAGGAGTTAGATAGCAGAACTAATGCGTTTGCTAAGAGGAAGCCAAAACTGCCTTTGCCCTCGTCTATATTGCCAAATAAGAAGCAGAAGTGA